One window of the Solibacillus isronensis genome contains the following:
- the hisIE gene encoding bifunctional phosphoribosyl-AMP cyclohydrolase/phosphoribosyl-ATP diphosphatase HisIE, with protein sequence MNVKFNEQGLITAVVQDAQSKEVLTVAYMNEESLQKTIETNETWFYSRSRQELWHKGATSGNTQKVVSIKTDCDKDALVIEVIPAGPACHNGTTSCFTESLVENERPGSVAILPQLVEVIKQREIDMPEGAYTTYLFDKGIDKICKKVGEEATEVVIGAKNRDAEEVKWESADLLYHLLVLLQEQKVDVYEVLDVLQKRHEGKKQ encoded by the coding sequence ATGAACGTAAAATTTAATGAACAAGGCTTAATTACAGCCGTAGTACAAGATGCACAGTCAAAAGAAGTATTAACAGTAGCTTATATGAACGAAGAGTCACTCCAAAAAACGATTGAGACGAATGAAACTTGGTTTTATTCACGTTCTCGTCAGGAGCTTTGGCATAAAGGCGCAACGAGCGGCAACACGCAAAAAGTAGTTTCGATCAAAACAGACTGTGACAAGGATGCACTTGTAATTGAAGTCATTCCAGCTGGTCCGGCTTGTCATAACGGAACGACTTCATGCTTTACTGAAAGCTTGGTAGAAAACGAACGCCCTGGCTCTGTCGCGATTCTCCCGCAGCTTGTAGAAGTGATTAAACAACGTGAAATCGATATGCCTGAAGGGGCGTACACAACGTATTTATTCGATAAAGGTATTGATAAAATCTGTAAAAAAGTCGGCGAAGAGGCTACAGAAGTTGTCATCGGGGCCAAAAACCGCGATGCAGAAGAAGTGAAATGGGAATCGGCAGATCTTCTTTATCACTTATTAGTATTGCTTCAAGAGCAAAAAGTCGATGTTTATGAAGTGCTTGATGTATTGCAAAAACGTCATGAAGGAAAGAAGCAATAA
- the hisF gene encoding imidazole glycerol phosphate synthase subunit HisF: MLTKRIIPCLDVKEGRVVKGVQFVELRDAGDPVELAKFYDEQGADELVFLDISASHEGRETMVDVVRQTAATLAIPFTVGGGIRTIDDMKRILRAGADKVSVNTSALERPQLIKEGADYFGAQCIVCAIDARYSEEDGTWMVYTHGGRNKTAWKAVDWAKEAVRLGAGEILLTSMNQDGEKSGFDLALTKAVRDAVTVPVIASGGAGNAEHFREVLQDVDTDAALAASIFHYKETSVAEVKSYLKEKGVRVR; this comes from the coding sequence ATGTTAACAAAACGAATTATTCCATGTCTTGACGTGAAAGAAGGACGTGTTGTAAAAGGGGTACAGTTTGTAGAATTGCGTGATGCAGGCGATCCTGTAGAGTTAGCTAAGTTTTATGATGAGCAAGGCGCCGATGAGCTTGTATTTCTTGATATTTCCGCTTCGCATGAAGGTCGGGAAACGATGGTCGATGTTGTCCGTCAAACGGCAGCAACATTAGCAATTCCGTTTACAGTAGGTGGTGGTATCCGAACGATCGATGATATGAAGCGTATTTTACGTGCAGGTGCTGATAAAGTATCGGTCAACACATCTGCACTGGAGCGCCCGCAGCTTATTAAAGAAGGCGCGGATTACTTTGGGGCACAATGTATCGTTTGTGCGATCGATGCGAGGTACAGTGAAGAAGACGGAACATGGATGGTATACACACATGGCGGCCGCAATAAAACAGCGTGGAAAGCAGTCGATTGGGCGAAAGAAGCGGTTCGACTAGGTGCCGGAGAAATTCTTCTTACATCGATGAACCAGGACGGCGAGAAATCAGGTTTTGACCTGGCATTAACGAAAGCGGTACGTGATGCGGTAACCGTTCCTGTCATCGCGAGTGGCGGGGCAGGGAATGCCGAACACTTCCGTGAAGTATTGCAGGATGTTGATACAGATGCGGCACTCGCAGCGAGTATTTTCCACTATAAAGAAACAAGCGTAGCAGAAGTGAAAAGCTACTTAAAAGAAAAAGGGGTTCGTGTACGATGA
- the hisH gene encoding imidazole glycerol phosphate synthase subunit HisH has translation MKIGVIDYGMGNLFSVEQALKRLDVQVIVSSDIGQLEAADAYVLPGVGAFPDAMKRLEETGLINFIKTTKKPLLGICLGMQLMFEESDEVAQTKGLGIFKGRIQRFTDVTRIPHMGWNELKLNQTPVWLKNEDLPQERHVYFVHSYYANGIDDMELIASADYEHVQVPGIVAKDNFTGMQFHPEKSGPFGVYLLTAWTQGVKEGVC, from the coding sequence GTGAAGATAGGTGTAATTGATTATGGAATGGGCAATCTGTTTAGTGTCGAACAGGCATTAAAACGATTGGATGTACAAGTAATTGTTTCAAGTGATATTGGACAGCTGGAAGCGGCAGATGCTTATGTGCTGCCGGGTGTAGGCGCTTTTCCGGATGCGATGAAACGCCTGGAAGAAACGGGGCTCATCAATTTCATTAAAACGACGAAAAAGCCGCTGCTTGGCATTTGCCTTGGGATGCAGCTGATGTTTGAGGAAAGCGATGAAGTGGCGCAAACGAAAGGTCTTGGTATTTTCAAAGGACGTATTCAGCGCTTTACTGATGTTACACGTATTCCGCATATGGGCTGGAATGAGCTGAAATTAAACCAAACACCAGTGTGGTTAAAAAATGAAGACTTGCCGCAAGAACGCCATGTCTACTTTGTTCACTCGTACTATGCGAACGGCATCGATGATATGGAGCTAATCGCCTCAGCTGATTATGAACACGTACAAGTACCGGGCATCGTGGCAAAAGATAATTTTACAGGTATGCAGTTCCATCCAGAAAAGTCAGGGCCGTTTGGTGTGTATTTATTGACGGCTTGGACACAGGGAGTGAAAGAGGGCGTATGTTAA
- the hisB gene encoding imidazoleglycerol-phosphate dehydratase HisB, with translation MTRFAKIDRDTNETKIKVELNLDGTGQADIKTGVGFMDHMLDLFIKHGLFDGKILADGDTWIDDHHTTEDIGIVLGQAFREALGDKQGIKRYGTAFVPMDDALAQVVVDCSNRPHLEYRITPELNAKVGNFDTELIHEFLWKFALEARINLHVIVPYGHNTHHIIEAIFKATARALDAAVEIDPRVKGVPSTKGLLT, from the coding sequence ATGACACGTTTTGCAAAAATCGATCGCGATACAAATGAAACAAAAATTAAAGTAGAGCTCAACTTGGACGGTACAGGTCAAGCCGACATTAAAACAGGTGTTGGCTTTATGGACCATATGCTCGATCTATTTATCAAGCACGGATTGTTTGACGGTAAAATACTGGCGGACGGGGATACATGGATTGATGATCACCATACGACAGAAGATATCGGGATTGTGTTAGGACAAGCATTCCGTGAAGCATTAGGCGATAAACAAGGAATTAAACGCTATGGTACGGCATTTGTACCGATGGACGACGCATTAGCACAAGTTGTTGTTGACTGCTCAAACCGTCCGCATTTGGAATACCGCATTACTCCGGAACTGAATGCGAAAGTAGGAAACTTTGATACAGAGCTTATCCATGAGTTTTTATGGAAGTTTGCACTGGAAGCACGCATTAACCTGCATGTCATCGTTCCTTACGGCCATAATACACACCATATTATTGAAGCGATTTTTAAAGCTACGGCACGTGCATTGGATGCAGCGGTTGAAATCGACCCACGTGTAAAAGGTGTGCCATCAACAAAGGGGCTGTTAACGTGA
- the hisD gene encoding histidinol dehydrogenase, whose product MKITILDNDISLKRQLEQGNEQQLQTVREVIQDVRTKGDAAIKYYSEKWDGFAPENLRVAESEIVEAVKNFDPQLYGDLQEAADNIYRYHNEQKRTGFQLPLEDGSYLGQRITPLDAVGLYVPGGSAAYPSSVLMNVIPAQVAGVKRIVITSPAGNDGKLPEAVLVAAHILGVTEIYKVGGAQAIAALAYGTETIAPVDKITGPGNIFVALAKREVFGEVAIDMIAGPSEICILADESAYADEIAADLLSQAEHDTLACAVLITTSDDLADAVADQVEIQLSKLPRQSIARKSIENFGHIYVAESIKDAVRAVNSLAPEHLEVITDNAEKVSEMITHAGAIFIGRYSSEPVGDYFAGTNHVLPTNSTARFASGLNVDDFIKRTSVVYYSEKTWQQNAPKIARLARLEGLEGHARAVESRGWDKGEE is encoded by the coding sequence TTAAAACGCCAACTCGAGCAAGGCAATGAACAGCAGCTGCAAACGGTACGAGAAGTCATTCAGGATGTGCGTACAAAAGGTGATGCGGCGATTAAATATTACAGTGAAAAGTGGGACGGCTTTGCACCGGAAAACTTACGCGTAGCCGAAAGTGAAATCGTTGAAGCGGTGAAAAATTTTGATCCGCAATTATACGGCGATTTACAGGAAGCGGCAGATAATATTTACCGCTATCATAATGAACAAAAACGTACGGGATTCCAGTTGCCGTTAGAAGACGGGTCATATTTAGGGCAACGGATTACACCGCTTGATGCAGTTGGATTATATGTACCTGGCGGATCTGCAGCCTATCCTTCTTCTGTATTAATGAATGTCATCCCGGCACAAGTGGCGGGAGTGAAACGCATTGTCATTACTTCACCGGCAGGAAATGACGGGAAATTGCCGGAAGCTGTACTCGTTGCAGCACATATTTTAGGTGTGACGGAAATTTATAAAGTAGGCGGTGCACAGGCAATTGCTGCATTAGCATACGGAACGGAAACGATTGCTCCGGTAGATAAAATTACAGGCCCGGGCAATATATTCGTAGCATTGGCGAAGCGTGAAGTATTCGGTGAAGTGGCCATTGATATGATTGCCGGTCCGTCTGAAATTTGTATTTTAGCAGATGAAAGTGCGTATGCCGATGAAATTGCTGCTGACCTGCTATCACAGGCAGAGCATGACACATTAGCATGTGCTGTCCTGATTACAACAAGCGATGACTTGGCGGATGCAGTGGCAGATCAGGTCGAGATTCAATTATCAAAACTGCCGCGACAGTCGATTGCACGAAAATCGATTGAAAACTTCGGTCATATTTACGTAGCGGAATCCATTAAAGATGCGGTACGTGCTGTCAATTCATTGGCACCTGAACATTTGGAAGTCATTACGGATAATGCTGAAAAGGTTTCGGAAATGATTACACATGCCGGTGCGATTTTTATCGGCCGCTATAGCTCGGAGCCGGTAGGGGATTACTTTGCAGGCACGAATCACGTATTACCGACGAACTCAACAGCGCGCTTTGCAAGTGGCTTAAATGTCGATGATTTTATTAAGCGCACGAGCGTTGTGTATTATAGCGAAAAAACTTGGCAACAAAATGCGCCGAAGATTGCGCGTCTTGCACGACTTGAAGGGTTGGAAGGACATGCAAGAGCGGTAGAATCGCGCGGCTGGGATAAAGGAGAAGAATAA